Proteins co-encoded in one Aggregicoccus sp. 17bor-14 genomic window:
- a CDS encoding copper resistance protein NlpE N-terminal domain-containing protein encodes MRALLCLGLLALACATRPDTRPPPLTVHTVYEGRLPCDNCSIILTRLTLEPDGRCLLQEEDRHSWDGDRRYEHRGHWRETHGVPGKPEATVYRLELEGEGGVRGFVVLQGGLRLQPLDEKGKPVEAVPPATLVRVEP; translated from the coding sequence ATGCGCGCGCTCCTCTGCCTCGGCTTGCTGGCGCTCGCCTGCGCCACGCGCCCGGATACCCGGCCGCCGCCCCTCACGGTCCACACCGTCTACGAGGGACGCCTGCCCTGCGACAACTGCAGCATCATCCTCACCCGTCTCACGCTGGAGCCGGACGGCCGCTGCCTCCTCCAGGAGGAGGACCGGCACAGCTGGGACGGCGACCGGCGCTACGAGCACCGCGGCCACTGGCGCGAGACGCACGGGGTGCCCGGAAAGCCCGAGGCCACGGTGTACCGGCTGGAGCTCGAGGGGGAGGGCGGCGTGCGCGGCTTCGTCGTGCTCCAGGGCGGGCTGAGGCTCCAGCCGTTGGACGAGAAGGGCAAGCCCGTGGAGGCCGTGCCTCCGGCGACGCTGGTGCGCGTGGAGCCCTAG
- a CDS encoding class I SAM-dependent methyltransferase, whose translation MSVDFAGITGKQQKVWSLGYGRVGSLLNWIGESLVRQLDVHAGERVLDVAAGNGNASLPAARRFADVLATDYVPELLEEAKRRAEVDGLALRTEVADAQKLQFKDGQFDVVMSTIGAMFAPDQEAVARELARVCRPGGRIGMANWTPESTVGDMFRAVARHVPPPAGVQPAVMWGNEARVKELLGPHCRELRLTRQTCPWRFPSPQACVDYFRTWYGPTLSAFRTLGEGAGALEKDLREVFERSNLAKDGTLALDVAYLEIVGVRA comes from the coding sequence ATGAGCGTGGACTTCGCAGGCATCACCGGGAAGCAGCAGAAGGTCTGGAGCCTCGGCTACGGCAGGGTGGGGAGCCTGCTCAACTGGATCGGCGAGTCGCTGGTGCGGCAGCTCGACGTGCACGCCGGCGAGCGCGTGCTCGACGTGGCCGCGGGCAACGGCAACGCGTCGCTGCCGGCGGCCCGGCGCTTCGCGGACGTGCTCGCCACCGACTACGTGCCCGAGCTGCTGGAGGAGGCGAAGCGGCGCGCCGAGGTGGATGGCCTCGCGCTGCGCACCGAGGTGGCGGATGCGCAGAAGCTGCAGTTCAAGGACGGCCAGTTCGACGTGGTGATGTCCACCATCGGCGCCATGTTCGCGCCGGACCAGGAGGCGGTGGCGCGAGAGCTCGCGCGCGTGTGCCGCCCGGGCGGGCGCATCGGGATGGCGAACTGGACGCCGGAGAGCACGGTGGGGGACATGTTCCGCGCCGTCGCGCGCCACGTGCCGCCGCCCGCTGGCGTGCAGCCCGCGGTGATGTGGGGCAACGAGGCGCGGGTGAAGGAGCTGCTCGGCCCGCACTGCCGCGAGCTTCGCCTCACCCGGCAGACCTGCCCCTGGCGCTTTCCGTCGCCGCAGGCCTGCGTGGACTACTTCCGGACCTGGTACGGCCCCACGCTCTCGGCCTTCCGCACGCTGGGGGAGGGCGCGGGGGCGCTGGAGAAGGATCTCCGCGAGGTGTTCGAGCGCAGCAACCTCGCGAAGGACGGCACGCTGGCGCTGGACGTCGCGTACCTGGAGATCGTCGGCGTGCGCGCCTGA
- a CDS encoding NIPSNAP family protein, giving the protein MQALSVLGLLAALGATPHADTCCRVLELRQYTLYPGKRDVLVELFEREFIESQEAEGMRLVGHFRDAGRPERFVWLRGFPDMASRERSLKAFYGGPVWKAHRSEANATMQDSSDVLLLRPLKEDTAFSLPPTPRPPVGTRERPASLVVATVLLLKQPVDAELTQLYAQQVVPALRAAGAAPVAALQTEYAKNTFPALPVREGEHALVWLCRFESLEAYRAFQERLAHSESWSKRVLPALQPRLAKPLQTLQLEPTARSLLR; this is encoded by the coding sequence ATGCAGGCCCTCTCCGTCCTCGGACTCCTCGCCGCCCTCGGCGCCACCCCGCACGCAGACACCTGCTGCCGGGTGCTCGAGCTGCGGCAGTACACGCTGTACCCCGGCAAGCGCGACGTGCTCGTGGAGCTCTTCGAGCGCGAGTTCATCGAGAGCCAGGAGGCCGAAGGGATGCGGCTCGTCGGCCACTTCCGCGACGCCGGGCGCCCGGAGCGCTTCGTGTGGCTGCGCGGCTTCCCGGACATGGCGTCGCGCGAGCGCTCGCTGAAGGCCTTCTACGGCGGGCCGGTGTGGAAGGCGCACCGCAGCGAGGCCAACGCGACGATGCAGGACTCCTCGGACGTGCTGCTGCTGCGCCCGCTGAAGGAGGACACGGCCTTCTCCCTCCCGCCCACTCCGCGCCCGCCGGTGGGCACGCGCGAGCGCCCCGCCTCCCTCGTCGTGGCCACCGTGCTGCTCCTGAAGCAGCCGGTGGACGCGGAGCTCACGCAGCTCTACGCGCAGCAGGTGGTACCGGCGCTGAGGGCTGCGGGGGCCGCGCCGGTGGCCGCCCTGCAGACGGAGTACGCGAAGAACACCTTCCCCGCGCTGCCCGTGCGCGAGGGCGAGCACGCGCTGGTGTGGCTGTGCCGCTTCGAGAGCCTCGAGGCCTACCGCGCCTTCCAGGAGCGGCTCGCCCACTCCGAGTCCTGGAGCAAGCGAGTCCTCCCTGCGCTGCAGCCGCGGCTCGCGAAGCCCCTCCAGACGCTGCAACTCGAGCCCACCGCGCGCTCCCTGCTGCGCTGA
- a CDS encoding VOC family protein — protein sequence MIDHLSVVVSDYAKSKAFYLKALAPTGHSRLVELPAAHGTQGESAGFCHEDGSDFWIRQGEAIKPPIHVAFRVSSRAAVDAFHAAALAAGGRDNGAPGLRPQYHAHYYGAFVLDPDGHNIEAVCHEPE from the coding sequence GTGATCGACCACCTGAGCGTCGTCGTCAGCGACTACGCGAAGAGCAAAGCCTTCTACCTCAAAGCGCTCGCCCCGACCGGCCACTCGCGGCTCGTCGAACTGCCGGCCGCGCATGGCACTCAGGGAGAGAGCGCAGGCTTCTGCCACGAGGACGGCTCGGACTTCTGGATCCGCCAGGGAGAGGCGATCAAGCCTCCGATCCACGTGGCTTTTCGAGTGAGCTCTCGCGCCGCAGTGGACGCGTTCCACGCCGCGGCCCTCGCGGCGGGCGGACGGGACAACGGCGCACCGGGCTTGCGACCGCAGTACCACGCCCACTACTACGGCGCTTTCGTGCTCGATCCGGACGGCCACAACATCGAGGCCGTCTGCCACGAGCCGGAGTAG
- a CDS encoding response regulator: protein MLESEHERVVRLWSKRLRAETYEVDLPGRDLRAPLARLIDELVRLLRDRGDDALRLWPEVVRNHGARRYDQRFEAEDLAREFKALQEVLLRVYARYSGGLEPEVAELIANLVGEAHASAQASFSRVLRTEEVRFREAAVMESVLNHVEVGILLAETDGTVSFVTPPVSRLLGVPLRMVVGSRDSGLLGALLTQLQAKHYPGNEPFKVQDLPYQRALKERRPVRTVKMRVQRPGAGEAILELSATPLWEEGGSGELVGAIQTVSDRTEAAAKTAALVTAHDELRRLQGRLLQRTRTQALGQLAGGAAHALNNFLNVLRLRITLLRREFKPEHLDALDRTVGNIGDLISRLQEFSVQRTEESLTDAELDGVVREALELARSELENREHPVELDVRLSAHSAKVHVDAGFLRELVVNLLFAARDRMPQGGRLMLSSRTEENSWLTLRIQDMGPPYSVDALAQLFDPLNRASSTPHVSLLLAVARHQVQRWGGELTVENVKPEEGVKDAKGAAFVVRLPRALEVGREQQPAAARTPVPRRFQLTRKVLVVDDDADNARMMAEVLGEEGYNVHVAPSGDVALKMWEMQRYDAALLDALMPDMSGWEVARELRKRSPQVLLAIVTGMDVRGQNRANLALVDAVFRKPIDVGALDEFLGQSGAHALADPGGAGDTPPPPTHAS from the coding sequence CCGCTCGCCCGGCTCATCGACGAGCTCGTCCGCCTGCTCAGGGACCGGGGGGACGACGCGCTGCGCCTGTGGCCCGAGGTGGTGCGCAACCACGGCGCGCGCCGCTACGACCAGCGCTTCGAGGCCGAGGATCTCGCGCGCGAGTTCAAGGCGCTGCAGGAGGTGCTGCTGCGCGTGTACGCGCGCTACAGCGGCGGGCTCGAGCCGGAGGTGGCCGAGCTCATCGCGAACCTGGTGGGCGAGGCGCACGCGAGCGCGCAGGCCTCCTTCAGCCGCGTGCTGCGCACCGAGGAGGTGCGCTTCCGCGAGGCGGCCGTGATGGAGAGCGTGCTCAACCACGTGGAGGTGGGCATCCTGCTCGCCGAGACGGACGGCACCGTGTCCTTCGTGACGCCCCCCGTGAGCCGGCTGCTCGGGGTGCCCCTGCGCATGGTGGTGGGCAGCCGCGACTCGGGCCTCCTGGGCGCGCTGCTCACCCAGCTGCAGGCAAAGCACTACCCGGGCAACGAGCCCTTCAAGGTCCAGGACCTGCCCTACCAGCGCGCCCTCAAGGAGCGCCGCCCGGTGCGCACCGTGAAGATGCGCGTGCAGCGGCCCGGCGCGGGCGAGGCGATCCTGGAGTTGAGTGCGACGCCGCTGTGGGAGGAGGGCGGCTCGGGGGAGCTGGTGGGCGCCATCCAGACGGTGAGCGACCGCACCGAGGCCGCCGCGAAGACGGCCGCGCTCGTCACCGCGCACGACGAGCTGCGCCGCCTGCAGGGGCGCCTGCTGCAGCGCACGCGCACGCAGGCACTGGGGCAATTGGCCGGCGGCGCCGCGCACGCGCTCAACAACTTCCTCAACGTGCTGCGCCTGCGCATCACGCTCTTGCGCCGCGAGTTCAAGCCGGAGCACCTGGACGCGCTCGACCGCACCGTGGGCAACATCGGCGACCTCATCAGCCGGCTGCAGGAGTTCAGCGTGCAGCGCACCGAGGAGAGCCTCACCGACGCCGAGCTGGACGGCGTGGTGCGCGAGGCACTCGAGCTCGCGCGCTCCGAGCTGGAGAACCGCGAGCACCCGGTGGAGCTGGACGTGCGGCTCTCGGCGCACAGCGCCAAGGTGCACGTGGACGCGGGCTTCCTGCGCGAGCTGGTGGTGAACCTGCTCTTCGCCGCGAGAGATCGCATGCCGCAGGGCGGGCGCCTCATGCTCTCCAGCCGCACCGAGGAGAACAGCTGGCTCACCCTGCGCATCCAGGACATGGGGCCGCCGTACTCCGTGGACGCGCTCGCGCAGCTCTTCGACCCGCTCAACCGCGCCTCGAGTACGCCGCACGTCTCGCTGCTGCTCGCCGTGGCGCGCCACCAGGTCCAACGCTGGGGCGGCGAGCTCACGGTGGAGAACGTGAAGCCCGAGGAGGGCGTGAAGGACGCGAAGGGCGCCGCCTTCGTGGTGCGCCTGCCGCGCGCGCTCGAGGTGGGGCGCGAGCAGCAGCCCGCCGCCGCGCGCACGCCCGTCCCGCGCCGCTTCCAGCTCACCCGCAAGGTGCTGGTGGTGGACGACGACGCGGACAACGCCCGGATGATGGCCGAGGTGCTGGGCGAGGAGGGCTACAACGTCCACGTGGCCCCGAGCGGCGACGTGGCGCTGAAGATGTGGGAGATGCAGCGCTACGACGCGGCGCTGCTGGACGCGCTGATGCCGGACATGAGCGGCTGGGAGGTGGCGCGCGAGCTGCGCAAGAGAAGTCCCCAGGTGCTGCTCGCCATCGTCACCGGCATGGACGTGCGCGGGCAGAACCGCGCGAACCTCGCGCTGGTGGACGCGGTGTTCCGCAAGCCCATCGACGTGGGCGCGCTGGACGAGTTCCTCGGCCAGTCCGGCGCGCACGCGCTCGCGGACCCGGGGGGCGCGGGGGACACGCCTCCGCCGCCCACGCACGCCTCGTGA